The proteins below come from a single Burkholderia sp. FERM BP-3421 genomic window:
- a CDS encoding paraquat-inducible protein A, giving the protein MDRNDLIACHECDALLHKPRLSGKQIARCPRCDGLLYRNTSTQIEKICALTLGALITFLIAQAFPILEMDLNGMRVRTTLMGALETLWNQDMRIVAAMVFCSTLLFPLIELAALLYLLFPLRAGYVPPGFNRVLRAIQLVRPWGMIEVFMLGVLVTIVKMVSLARVIPEAALFAFAALTLMLAVVVMFDPRTLWDLADDLDARRAAPAAGGGKAAVR; this is encoded by the coding sequence ATGGATAGAAACGACCTGATTGCCTGTCACGAATGCGACGCACTGTTGCACAAACCGCGCCTGAGCGGCAAACAGATCGCGCGCTGCCCGCGCTGTGACGGGCTGCTCTACCGCAACACCTCGACACAGATCGAAAAGATCTGCGCGCTCACGCTCGGCGCGCTGATCACCTTCCTGATCGCGCAGGCTTTCCCGATTCTCGAGATGGATCTCAACGGCATGCGCGTGCGCACCACGCTGATGGGCGCGCTCGAGACGCTGTGGAACCAGGACATGCGGATCGTCGCCGCGATGGTGTTCTGCTCGACGCTGCTGTTCCCGCTGATCGAGCTGGCCGCGCTGCTCTATCTGCTGTTCCCGCTGCGCGCGGGCTACGTGCCGCCCGGCTTCAACCGCGTGCTGCGCGCGATCCAGCTCGTCCGCCCGTGGGGGATGATCGAGGTCTTCATGCTCGGCGTTCTCGTCACCATCGTCAAGATGGTGAGCCTCGCGCGCGTGATCCCCGAAGCGGCGCTGTTTGCTTTCGCCGCGCTGACGCTGATGCTCGCCGTCGTCGTGATGTTCGACCCGCGCACCCTGTGGGATCTCGCCGACGACCTCGACGCGCGCCGCGCCGCGCCCGCCGCCGGCGGCGGCAAGGCAGCCGTCCGGTGA
- a CDS encoding cytochrome b, which yields MASSPVPAPTSYTRTAIALHWLIALLIVCGFALGWVMTDIPGFTPTKLKYYSWHKWLGVTVFALAILRLLWRATHVPPPLANTIPALQRFGAHAVHVLLYLLMFAIPLSGYLYSSASNIPVVYLGIVPLPRLIDPDPALKELLKTLHVTLNYGLLALVALHAAAAVKHQWLDRDGVLSRMLPFLK from the coding sequence ATGGCATCGAGTCCCGTCCCCGCGCCGACATCGTACACGCGCACCGCGATCGCGCTGCACTGGCTGATCGCGCTCCTGATCGTCTGCGGCTTCGCGCTCGGCTGGGTGATGACGGACATTCCCGGCTTCACGCCGACCAAGCTCAAGTACTACTCGTGGCACAAGTGGCTCGGCGTGACGGTGTTCGCGCTCGCGATCCTGCGGCTGCTGTGGCGCGCGACCCATGTGCCGCCGCCGCTCGCGAACACCATCCCGGCGCTGCAGCGGTTCGGCGCGCATGCCGTGCACGTCCTGCTGTACCTGCTGATGTTCGCGATCCCGCTGAGCGGCTACCTGTACAGCTCGGCGTCGAACATCCCGGTGGTGTACCTCGGCATCGTCCCGCTGCCGCGCCTGATCGACCCGGATCCGGCGCTCAAGGAACTGCTGAAGACGCTGCACGTGACGCTCAACTACGGCCTGCTGGCGCTCGTCGCGCTGCACGCGGCGGCGGCCGTCAAGCACCAGTGGCTCGATCGCGACGGCGTGCTGTCGCGCATGCTTCCCTTTCTCAAGTAA
- a CDS encoding YceI family protein, translating into MKTPFVRPLAALFVTAALVASASALAQVDLAKSKVSAVSKQMNVPTEGVFKKFSAQIKFDPAKAAQGSAQVTIDVASYDLGDKMYNDQVAGKEWFDAKTYPQATFASSAIAPAGGNKYNVTGKLTIKGHAETITVPVTVTQNGATQTFDGVLPIKRSAYAIGTGEWKDTSVVADEVQIKFHIVAAK; encoded by the coding sequence ATGAAAACTCCGTTCGTCCGCCCCCTGGCCGCGCTGTTCGTCACCGCCGCGCTCGTCGCCTCCGCCTCCGCGCTCGCGCAGGTCGACCTGGCGAAGAGCAAGGTTTCCGCCGTGTCGAAGCAGATGAACGTGCCGACCGAAGGCGTGTTCAAGAAGTTCAGCGCGCAGATCAAGTTCGACCCGGCCAAGGCCGCGCAGGGCAGCGCGCAGGTGACGATCGACGTCGCGAGCTATGATCTCGGCGACAAGATGTACAACGATCAGGTCGCGGGCAAGGAGTGGTTCGACGCGAAGACGTACCCGCAGGCGACCTTCGCGTCGTCCGCGATCGCGCCCGCGGGCGGCAACAAGTACAACGTCACGGGCAAGCTGACCATCAAGGGTCACGCCGAGACGATCACGGTGCCCGTGACCGTCACGCAGAACGGCGCGACGCAGACCTTCGACGGCGTGCTGCCGATCAAGCGCTCGGCGTACGCGATCGGGACGGGCGAATGGAAGGACACGTCGGTCGTCGCCGACGAGGTGCAGATCAAGTTCCACATCGTTGCCGCGAAGTAA
- a CDS encoding YceI family protein, with the protein MKKHLMIAAGALAAALSCSAFAESATYQFDPSHTYPSFEADHFGGLSVWRGKFDTSSGTVTLDRAAKTGTVEVTTKIASIHTGSAKLDEHLQTADFFDAAKYPDAVYKGTIKFEGDKPSKVVGNLTLHGVTKPLTLDIESFKCMPHPMLKREVCGVDAEGEFNRDDFGLDYGKQYGFKMKTKLLITAEAVKQ; encoded by the coding sequence TTGAAGAAACATCTGATGATCGCGGCCGGTGCGCTCGCCGCTGCGCTGTCGTGCTCGGCGTTCGCTGAATCGGCCACCTACCAGTTCGATCCGAGCCATACGTATCCGAGCTTCGAGGCCGATCACTTCGGCGGCCTGTCGGTGTGGCGCGGCAAGTTCGACACCTCGAGCGGCACCGTGACGCTCGATCGCGCGGCGAAGACGGGCACCGTCGAGGTGACGACCAAGATCGCCTCGATCCATACCGGCAGCGCCAAGCTCGACGAGCATCTGCAGACCGCGGACTTCTTCGATGCCGCGAAGTACCCGGACGCGGTCTACAAAGGCACGATCAAGTTCGAGGGCGACAAGCCGTCGAAGGTGGTCGGCAACCTGACGCTGCACGGCGTGACCAAGCCGCTCACGCTCGACATCGAGTCGTTCAAGTGCATGCCGCATCCGATGCTCAAGCGTGAAGTGTGCGGCGTCGACGCGGAAGGCGAATTCAACCGCGACGACTTCGGTCTCGATTACGGCAAGCAGTACGGCTTCAAGATGAAGACGAAGCTGCTGATCACGGCCGAGGCGGTCAAGCAGTAA
- a CDS encoding MFS transporter, whose protein sequence is MRVTPVAVPSVVAVSPRVWRAVVAASIGNALEWFDLVVYGFFAVTIAKLFFPTGDDTVSLLLTLGTFGASFVMRPLGAIVLGAYADRVGRKAALTLSIQLMMAGTLIIAVLPTYATIGIAAPLILVCARLLQGFSAGGEFGSATAFLAEHVPGRRGFFASWQIASQGLTTLLAALFGTFLNAGLSGAQMMAWGWRVPFCFGLLLGPVAYYLRRRVDETPEFLAAAGSARPLRDTLASHKARLATAVGVIVLGTVATYLVLFMPTYGVKELKLAPSAAFAAILVVGVIQTVLAPLVGHWSDRHGAVTVMLAPACALLVLIYPAFAWLVARPSFATLIAVQAGFAVLMTGYFSALPGLLSELFPVETRTTGMSLAYNLAVTLFGGFGPFIIAWLIGATGLPTAPSFYLMFAAVISIAALAVLRRRFGMR, encoded by the coding sequence ATGCGCGTTACGCCCGTCGCTGTCCCATCCGTCGTTGCCGTTTCGCCGCGCGTGTGGCGCGCCGTCGTGGCCGCGTCGATCGGCAATGCGCTCGAATGGTTCGATCTCGTCGTGTACGGTTTCTTCGCCGTCACGATCGCGAAGCTGTTCTTCCCGACGGGCGACGACACCGTATCGCTGCTGCTGACGCTCGGCACCTTCGGCGCGTCGTTCGTGATGCGCCCGCTCGGCGCGATCGTGCTCGGCGCCTACGCGGACCGCGTGGGCCGCAAGGCGGCGCTCACGCTGTCGATCCAGCTGATGATGGCGGGCACCCTGATCATCGCGGTGCTGCCGACCTACGCGACGATCGGCATCGCCGCGCCCCTGATCCTGGTGTGCGCGCGGCTCTTGCAAGGCTTCTCCGCCGGCGGCGAGTTCGGCAGCGCGACCGCGTTCCTCGCCGAACACGTGCCGGGGCGGCGCGGCTTCTTCGCCAGCTGGCAGATCGCGAGCCAGGGCCTGACGACGCTCCTGGCCGCGCTGTTCGGCACCTTCCTCAACGCCGGGCTGTCGGGCGCGCAGATGATGGCGTGGGGCTGGCGGGTGCCGTTCTGCTTCGGGCTGCTGCTCGGGCCGGTCGCGTACTACCTGCGCAGGCGGGTCGACGAGACGCCGGAATTCCTCGCGGCGGCCGGCAGCGCGCGGCCGCTGCGCGATACGCTGGCGTCGCACAAGGCGCGGCTCGCGACGGCGGTCGGCGTGATCGTGCTCGGCACCGTGGCGACCTACCTCGTGCTGTTCATGCCGACCTACGGCGTCAAGGAGCTGAAGCTCGCGCCGTCCGCCGCGTTCGCGGCGATTCTCGTCGTCGGCGTGATCCAGACCGTGCTCGCGCCGCTCGTCGGCCACTGGTCGGATCGCCACGGCGCCGTGACCGTGATGCTCGCGCCCGCGTGCGCGCTCCTCGTGCTGATCTATCCGGCGTTCGCGTGGCTCGTCGCGCGGCCGTCGTTCGCCACGCTGATCGCGGTGCAGGCGGGGTTCGCGGTGCTGATGACCGGCTATTTCTCCGCGCTGCCGGGGCTGCTGTCCGAACTGTTCCCGGTCGAGACGCGCACCACCGGGATGTCGCTCGCGTACAACCTCGCGGTCACGCTGTTCGGCGGCTTCGGGCCGTTCATCATCGCCTGGCTGATCGGCGCGACGGGCCTGCCGACCGCGCCGAGCTTCTACCTGATGTTCGCGGCGGTCATCAGCATCGCGGCGCTCGCGGTGCTGCGCAGGCGCTTCGGCATGCGTTGA
- the secF gene encoding protein translocase subunit SecF yields the protein MEFFRIRKDIPFMRHALVFNVVSLVTFLAAVFFLFHRGLHLSVEFTGGTVIEVQYQQTAQLEPVRATLGSLGYPDAQVQNFGTSRNVLIRLPLKQGLTSAQQSDQVMAGLKAQNADVQLQRVEFVGPQVGKELATDGMLALLCVVIGIVIYLSFRFEWKYAVAGIIANLHDVVIILGFFAFFQWEFSLSVLAAILAVLGYSVNESVVIFDRIRETFRRERKMTVPEVINHAITSTMSRTIITHTSTEMMVLSMFFFGGPTLHYFALALTVGIMFGIYSSVFVAGSLAMWLGIRREDLVKDRKSAHDPNDPNAGAQV from the coding sequence ATGGAATTTTTCCGCATCCGTAAAGACATTCCGTTCATGCGGCACGCGTTGGTCTTCAACGTGGTTTCGCTCGTGACGTTCCTGGCCGCCGTGTTCTTCCTGTTCCATCGCGGCCTGCACCTGTCCGTGGAGTTCACGGGCGGCACCGTGATCGAAGTGCAGTACCAGCAGACCGCGCAGCTCGAACCGGTGCGCGCGACGCTCGGCTCGCTCGGCTACCCGGACGCGCAGGTGCAGAACTTCGGCACCTCGCGCAACGTACTGATCCGCCTGCCGCTCAAGCAGGGGCTCACGTCCGCGCAGCAGAGCGATCAGGTGATGGCGGGCCTGAAGGCGCAGAACGCCGACGTGCAGCTGCAGCGCGTCGAGTTCGTCGGCCCGCAGGTCGGCAAGGAGCTGGCGACCGACGGCATGCTCGCGCTGCTCTGCGTCGTGATCGGCATCGTGATCTACCTGTCGTTCCGCTTCGAATGGAAGTACGCGGTCGCCGGCATCATCGCGAACCTGCACGACGTGGTGATCATTCTCGGCTTCTTCGCGTTCTTCCAGTGGGAGTTCTCGCTGTCGGTGCTGGCCGCGATCCTCGCGGTGCTCGGCTACTCGGTCAACGAGTCGGTCGTCATCTTCGACCGGATCCGCGAGACCTTCCGCCGCGAGCGCAAGATGACGGTCCCGGAAGTGATCAACCACGCGATCACGAGCACGATGTCGCGCACCATCATCACGCACACCTCGACGGAAATGATGGTGCTGTCGATGTTCTTCTTCGGCGGCCCGACGCTGCACTACTTCGCGCTCGCGCTGACGGTCGGCATCATGTTCGGCATCTACTCGTCGGTGTTCGTCGCGGGCTCGCTCGCGATGTGGCTCGGCATCCGCCGCGAGGATCTCGTGAAGGACAGGAAGTCCGCGCACGATCCGAACGATCCGAACGCGGGCGCGCAGGTTTAA
- the secD gene encoding protein translocase subunit SecD: MNRYPLWKFVVMVVALAIGLLYTLPNFYGEAPAVQVSSGKATIKLDAGTLAQVEAALQANQVTPDDITFDTSSSNANIRVRLKDTDTQLRVKDLLQKTLNADPSDPQYVVALNLQSASPRWLTALHALPMYLGLDLRGGVHFLLQVDMTGALTKKLDSDASDARTLLRDKGLRDGGVNRVDQSVVANFADQDTAEDARKLLASSVSELQWATRSGNGSYQVVGTFAPAVQKAVEDAALKQNLTTLHNRVNELGVSEPILQQQGADRIVVELPGVQDTAKAKDIIGRTATLEARLADPFNTYPKSATDPVPPGDELFMQNGQTPVLLRKQVIFTGDRIIDASAGFDDHQRPAVNIRLDAAGGRSVRSTSRDNIGKPMAMVLFEKGKGEVLTVATIQSELGDRFQITGQPTPQAAADLALLLRAGSLAAPMEIIEERTIGPSLGADNIKMGVHSVIWGFVAIAVFMAAYYMLFGIVSVIGLSVNLLLLIAVLSMMQATLTLPGIAAIALALGMAIDSNVLINERIREELRAGASPQIAIQQGYAHAWATILDSNVTTLIAGLALLAFGSGPVRAFAIVHCLGILTSMFSAVFFSRGLVNLWYGGRKKLKSLAIGQVWKPADAAGAAPYLGQDANSDAAEAVNALADAARKSAPRAGKPVARRRTEAGLPPKKPGSPQ; the protein is encoded by the coding sequence ATGAATCGTTACCCACTCTGGAAATTTGTCGTGATGGTCGTGGCGCTCGCCATCGGCCTTCTGTACACATTGCCCAATTTCTACGGCGAAGCGCCGGCGGTGCAGGTGTCGAGCGGCAAGGCCACGATCAAGCTCGACGCGGGCACGCTCGCCCAGGTTGAAGCGGCGCTTCAGGCCAACCAGGTCACCCCCGACGACATCACGTTCGACACGAGCTCGAGCAACGCGAACATCCGCGTGCGGCTCAAGGACACCGATACCCAGCTGCGCGTGAAGGATCTGCTGCAAAAGACGCTCAATGCCGATCCCAGCGATCCGCAATACGTCGTCGCGCTGAACCTGCAAAGCGCGTCGCCGCGCTGGCTGACCGCCCTGCACGCGCTGCCGATGTATCTCGGCCTCGACCTGCGCGGCGGCGTCCACTTCCTGCTCCAGGTCGACATGACCGGCGCGCTCACCAAGAAGCTCGACTCCGACGCCTCCGACGCCCGCACGCTGCTGCGCGACAAGGGCCTGCGCGACGGCGGCGTGAACCGCGTCGATCAGTCGGTGGTCGCGAACTTCGCCGACCAGGACACGGCCGAGGACGCGCGCAAGCTGCTCGCCTCGTCGGTCAGCGAACTGCAATGGGCGACCCGCTCGGGCAACGGCAGCTACCAGGTGGTCGGCACCTTCGCGCCGGCGGTGCAGAAGGCGGTCGAAGACGCCGCGCTCAAGCAGAACCTGACCACGCTGCACAACCGCGTGAACGAACTCGGCGTGTCCGAGCCGATCCTGCAGCAGCAAGGCGCCGACCGCATCGTGGTCGAGCTGCCGGGCGTGCAGGACACCGCGAAGGCGAAGGACATCATCGGCCGTACCGCGACCCTCGAGGCGCGCCTCGCCGATCCGTTCAACACCTATCCGAAGAGCGCGACCGATCCGGTCCCGCCGGGCGACGAGCTGTTCATGCAGAACGGCCAGACGCCCGTGCTGCTGCGCAAGCAGGTGATCTTCACCGGCGACCGCATCATCGACGCGTCGGCCGGCTTCGACGATCACCAGCGCCCCGCCGTCAATATCCGCCTCGACGCGGCGGGCGGCCGCTCGGTGCGCTCGACCTCGCGCGACAACATCGGCAAGCCGATGGCGATGGTGCTGTTCGAGAAGGGCAAGGGCGAGGTGCTGACGGTCGCGACGATCCAGTCCGAACTCGGCGACCGCTTCCAGATCACCGGCCAGCCGACCCCGCAGGCCGCGGCCGACCTCGCGCTGCTGCTGCGCGCCGGTTCGCTCGCCGCGCCGATGGAGATCATCGAGGAACGCACGATCGGCCCGAGCCTCGGCGCCGACAACATCAAGATGGGCGTCCATTCGGTGATCTGGGGCTTCGTCGCGATCGCCGTGTTCATGGCCGCCTACTACATGCTGTTCGGCATCGTGTCGGTGATCGGCCTGTCGGTGAACCTGCTGCTGCTGATCGCGGTGCTGTCGATGATGCAGGCCACGCTCACGCTGCCCGGCATCGCCGCCATCGCGCTCGCGCTCGGCATGGCGATCGACTCGAACGTGCTGATCAACGAGCGGATCCGCGAGGAGCTGCGCGCCGGCGCATCGCCGCAGATCGCGATCCAGCAGGGCTACGCGCACGCGTGGGCGACCATTCTCGACTCGAACGTCACGACGCTGATCGCCGGCCTCGCGCTGCTCGCGTTCGGTTCGGGCCCGGTCCGCGCGTTCGCGATCGTGCACTGCCTCGGCATCCTGACCTCGATGTTCTCCGCGGTGTTCTTCTCGCGCGGCCTCGTGAACCTCTGGTACGGCGGCCGCAAGAAGCTCAAGTCGCTCGCGATCGGCCAGGTGTGGAAGCCGGCCGACGCGGCGGGCGCCGCCCCCTATCTCGGCCAGGACGCGAACAGCGACGCCGCCGAGGCGGTGAACGCGCTCGCCGACGCCGCCCGCAAGAGCGCGCCGCGCGCCGGCAAGCCGGTCGCCCGGCGCCGCACCGAGGCCGGCCTGCCGCCGAAGAAACCGGGTTCGCCCCAATAA
- the yajC gene encoding preprotein translocase subunit YajC: protein MSFISNAYAQGAAGGAESSLMSFLPLILMFAVLYFIMIRPQMKRQKEHRNMLSAMAKGDEVVTSGGLVGKVTKVTDAYIGVEIAEGTEITVQKAAVTTILPKGTIKAL, encoded by the coding sequence TTGTCGTTCATTTCCAACGCCTACGCGCAAGGCGCCGCAGGCGGCGCCGAATCGAGCCTGATGAGCTTCCTGCCGCTCATCCTGATGTTCGCGGTGCTCTACTTCATCATGATCCGCCCGCAGATGAAGCGTCAGAAGGAGCATCGCAACATGCTCTCCGCGATGGCCAAGGGCGATGAAGTCGTGACGAGCGGCGGCCTGGTCGGCAAGGTGACGAAGGTCACCGACGCATATATCGGCGTCGAGATCGCCGAAGGCACCGAGATCACGGTGCAGAAGGCCGCGGTCACGACCATCCTGCCGAAGGGCACGATCAAGGCGCTGTAA
- the tgt gene encoding tRNA guanosine(34) transglycosylase Tgt — protein sequence MTEGSSHDTSADIRPHNGLKFELLTTDGHARRGRVTLNHGVVETPIFMPVGTYGTVKATQPRELEEMHAQIILGNTFHLWLRPGLETIEAHGGLHRFMGWNRPILTDSGGFQVFSLGDLRKITEDGVTFASPINGDRLFLSPEVSMQIQKVLNSDVVMQFDECTPYATDGVPTTHQEAADSMRMSLRWAKRSLDEFERLGNPNALFGIVQGGMFEDLRDESLAGLSELGFHGLAIGGLSVGEPKEDMMRVLQHVAPKLPADKPHYLMGVGTPEDLVAGVAAGVDMFDCVMPTRNARNGWLFTRFGDVKIRNATHKNSLKPLDATCGCYTCRNFSRGYLHHLHRVGEILGAQLNTIHNLHYYLELMREMREAIETHTFDAFRRRFAEDRARGVD from the coding sequence ATGACCGAAGGTTCATCCCACGATACGTCCGCGGACATCCGTCCGCACAACGGCCTCAAGTTCGAACTGCTGACGACCGACGGCCACGCGCGCCGCGGCCGCGTCACGCTCAATCACGGCGTGGTCGAGACGCCGATCTTCATGCCGGTCGGCACCTACGGCACGGTGAAGGCGACCCAGCCGCGCGAACTGGAAGAGATGCATGCGCAGATCATCCTCGGCAACACGTTCCACCTGTGGCTGCGTCCGGGCCTCGAAACCATCGAGGCGCACGGCGGCCTGCATCGCTTCATGGGCTGGAACCGGCCGATCCTGACCGATTCGGGCGGCTTCCAGGTGTTCTCGCTCGGCGACCTGCGCAAGATCACCGAGGACGGCGTGACTTTCGCGTCGCCGATCAACGGCGACCGGCTGTTCCTGTCGCCGGAAGTGTCGATGCAGATCCAGAAGGTGCTGAACTCGGACGTCGTGATGCAGTTCGACGAGTGCACGCCCTACGCGACCGACGGCGTGCCGACCACGCACCAGGAAGCGGCCGATTCGATGCGGATGTCGCTGCGCTGGGCCAAGCGCTCGCTCGACGAGTTCGAGCGCCTCGGCAATCCGAACGCGCTGTTCGGCATCGTGCAGGGCGGGATGTTCGAGGACCTGCGCGACGAATCGCTGGCGGGGCTGTCCGAGCTGGGCTTCCACGGCCTCGCGATCGGCGGGCTCTCGGTCGGCGAGCCGAAGGAGGACATGATGCGCGTGCTGCAGCACGTCGCGCCGAAGCTGCCCGCCGACAAGCCGCACTACCTGATGGGCGTGGGTACGCCGGAGGATCTGGTCGCGGGCGTCGCGGCCGGGGTCGACATGTTCGACTGCGTGATGCCGACCCGCAACGCGCGCAACGGCTGGCTGTTCACGCGCTTCGGCGACGTGAAGATCCGCAACGCGACGCACAAGAATTCGCTGAAGCCGCTCGACGCGACCTGCGGCTGCTACACGTGCCGCAACTTCTCGCGCGGCTACCTGCATCACCTGCACCGGGTCGGCGAGATCCTCGGCGCGCAGCTGAACACGATCCACAACCTGCACTACTACCTCGAACTGATGCGCGAGATGCGCGAGGCGATCGAGACGCACACGTTCGACGCGTTCCGCCGGCGCTTCGCGGAGGATCGGGCGAGAGGGGTCGACTGA
- the queA gene encoding tRNA preQ1(34) S-adenosylmethionine ribosyltransferase-isomerase QueA: MFTLSDFDFDLPPELIAQTALPERSASRLLEVAPPRLVDRRFTELPSCLAPGDLLVFNDTKVLKARFFGHKASGGRIEVLVERITGARTALAQIRASKSPAAGTTLRLADAFDVTVGERVEPFFTLHFPEDCLTLIERHGRLPLPPYIEHDPDATDETRYQTVFASQPGAVAAPTAGLHFDAALLERLDALGVEHATLTLHVGAGTFQPVRVDNIAEHKMHSEWYELGQPLVDRLAATRARGGKVIAVGTTSMRALESAARDAEAAGRPLAPVRAETDIFITPGYRFRVVDRLVTNFHLPKSTLMMLVSAFAGVETIRAAYRHAIAERYRFFSYGDAMLLTRAEPA; the protein is encoded by the coding sequence ATGTTCACGCTTTCCGATTTCGATTTCGATCTGCCGCCCGAGCTGATCGCCCAGACCGCGCTGCCCGAGCGCAGCGCCAGCCGCCTGCTGGAGGTGGCGCCCCCGCGCCTCGTCGACCGCCGTTTCACCGAGCTGCCGTCGTGCCTCGCGCCGGGCGACCTGCTCGTGTTCAACGACACCAAGGTGCTGAAAGCGCGCTTCTTCGGCCACAAGGCGAGCGGCGGCCGGATCGAGGTGCTGGTCGAGCGCATCACCGGCGCGCGCACGGCGCTCGCGCAGATCCGCGCGAGCAAGAGCCCGGCCGCCGGCACCACGCTGCGGCTCGCCGACGCGTTCGACGTGACGGTCGGCGAGCGGGTCGAGCCGTTCTTCACGCTGCACTTCCCCGAGGACTGCCTGACCCTGATCGAGCGCCACGGCCGGCTGCCGCTGCCGCCCTACATCGAGCACGACCCGGACGCGACCGACGAGACGCGCTACCAGACGGTGTTCGCGAGCCAGCCGGGCGCGGTCGCCGCGCCCACCGCCGGCCTGCACTTCGACGCCGCGCTGCTCGAACGGCTCGACGCGCTGGGCGTCGAGCACGCGACGCTGACGCTGCACGTCGGCGCGGGCACGTTCCAGCCGGTGCGCGTCGACAACATCGCCGAGCACAAGATGCACAGCGAGTGGTACGAGCTGGGCCAGCCGCTCGTCGACCGCCTCGCCGCCACGCGCGCGCGCGGCGGCAAGGTGATCGCGGTCGGCACCACCTCGATGCGCGCGCTCGAATCGGCCGCGCGCGACGCCGAGGCGGCCGGCCGGCCGCTCGCGCCGGTGCGCGCCGAGACCGACATCTTCATCACGCCCGGCTACCGGTTCCGCGTGGTCGACCGGCTCGTGACGAATTTCCACCTGCCGAAGTCGACGCTGATGATGCTGGTGTCCGCGTTCGCGGGCGTCGAGACGATCCGCGCGGCGTATCGCCACGCGATCGCCGAGCGCTACCGCTTCTTCAGCTACGGCGACGCGATGCTGCTCACGCGCGCGGAGCCGGCCTGA